The nucleotide sequence TCTCCGCGGCCCGCTCCACCTGCGCTGCCGAGGGATCGTCCGGGCGCGGCACGTTGATCCGCAGCGGGACGGCACCGGCGGGGGCCTCGGCGTCCTCGACGTCCTCGGGCACCGCCAGATACACCGCACCCGGCCGCTCGGTCTGCGCCAGCTTGAACGCCTTGCGCACCATCTCCGGCACCGAGGCCGGTGTCGCGACCAACGCCGACCACTTGGTCACGGGCGCGAACATCGCAACCAGGTCGACACTCTGGTGCGTCTCCTTGTAGTTGCGCCGCATTCCCACCTGGGCTGAAAGAGCCACCAGCGGGGTCGAATTCGTGGTCGCGTCGGCGACACCGAGCAGGAGGTTGATCGCGCCGGGTCCCAGGGTCGCCGAGCACACGCCCGCCTTGCCGGTCAGCCGCCCAAAAACCTCGGCCATGAACGACGCGCCCTGCTCGTGGCGGGTCAGCACGTACTCGATCGATGATCGCGACAGTGCGTCGACCAAGCGGATGTTCTCCTCGCCGGGGATCCCGAAGACGTGGGTGACGCCCTCGTTCTCGAGGCATTCGACGATCATCTCGGCGGTGGTGCGACTGTCCTCGGACACCACGCGAGCTAACCACAGCGTCCCCGGGGGGAAGCGAAGATGCTCGTGGCTTGGCCGGGTGGACATCGTCGGACCCAGTTCATAACCTCGACGGGTCGAGGACTCGGGCCCGTGCGGTCCGCGAAGCGAAGGATCGGGACACGACAGATGACCGCGGCGCGCCATTCACTGCGGCGAACGGCGCTCGGCTCGGCGGCTGCGGTCCTGTGTCTGGCCGCGACGTGGGGTGACGTTCGGGCCGACCCGCAGGCAGACGCGCTGGCCACGCTGCAGAAGTTGTCCAGCGAGGCGGTGACGAGCCGCGAGGCCGTCACGGCCGCCCAGCGCGAGGTCGACGCCACAGTGGCAGCCCAGAGCGCCGCAGACGTCCGGCACCGCACCGACGCCGACGCCCTCGCCCGCGCCAGTGCCGCACTCGCGCCCCATCAGGAGGCCGTGAACCGCATCGCCGCGATGGAGTACGTCAGTGGTCGCGACGGCCAAGCGGCGGCGGCGTTGACCGCCACGTCGCCGCAACGACTGATCGACGGGCTCGCCCTGCAGCAGGTGGTCGTAGCCACGATCACCGATCAGATGAAGGTCTACCGGGACACCCGCGAGCGGGCCGCCGCGGCCGCCCAGGCCTCCGAGCAGTCCGCGGCTGCCGCGCGGACCGCGGCAGATCGCGCCGCGGCGGTACGCGCCGAATTGCAGGCCAAGCTCGGCGAATTGTTGCGCAAGCTCGCCGCCGCGGAGGCGCAGTACGCGGCGCTGTCACCGCAGCAGCGAGCGGCCGTCGACGCCGTGCCGGCGGCGGCGATCCCTCCCGGCGTCCCCGCCGGCGACCTGGCCCCGCCGCCCGAGGGTGTCGGCGCACCGATTCCGGAGGACCTGCCGGTCGGCGTGGCGTCCGAGGCGGGTCTGCAGCCCAACGCCGTCCTGGCGGCCAGGGCCGTCAGCCGCCAGTTCCCGCAGATCGCCGACATCGACGGCGTGCGACCGGATTCCAAGCCGTGGCACCCGAGCGGTCTCGCGATCGACATCATGATCCCCGATCCCGAGAGCCCCGAGGGCATCGCTCTCGGTGATCAGATCCGCGACTACGCGATGAGCAACGCCGCTCGCTTCGGCTTGCAGGACGTGATCTGGCGCGGCACCTACTACACGCCGGCCGGCCCGCAGGCGTCGGGCTACGGACACTACGACCACGTGCACATCACCGTCACGCGCCGCTGAGGCGCCGCCTTGTCAGCGGCGTTGCCGTGCGGCCGCCATCTCACGGCGCCGCCGTGCGGTCGACACCGACAACCAGACCGCGGACACCAGGAAGTAGAAGGCTCCGAAGGCCGCGTAGGGCGCGACGTCCGCGACGCTGGGTGCTTCGGTTCCGCCGGCATCGCGGAGGAACGCCGCACCGGCAGCGGCGGACTGCGCACCGCTGATGACCATCACCCATTGACCGCCGGCGCGCTTCCACCGGCGCACCGCCGTTGCCAACTGCAGCAGGCCCGACAGCGCTGCCCACACGCCGATGACGCCAATCACGGCGTGCATGCCACGAGTGAGAGCGATGAGCACCGCGATCGTGGTCACCGCACTGACGGCGGCATTGAAGGTCTGCGTCGCGTTGGACCGCAGGCCGCCGTTGCGCCGTGCATCCGCCACGTTGGCGAGGGCGTCCCACGCCGGGTAGCTCACGAGGAGCAGGCCCGCCAGCACGGTGGGCATCGGGCCGACCGTCACCGCGATCACCACCCAGACGATCGAAAACAGCCCTCGCACGGCGTAATAACGCGTCAACCAGGCGTTCGACGGGGTGGCGCGCTCGGCATCGTTCAGTGGACGTGACATCAGTTCTCCTTGGTGGTGGGTGAGCCGAGTGGTCGACTCGGGGACCCGAGGCAGGGGTGCCGTCGGTGTTACCGGCACTAACAACTCGACGTTATCACCAATAATTCCGTGATGACGAGATGGTGTTATCGTCGGAAACATGGCGGTCGACTCATCCGCATCCCCTTCCGACAGATTGTTGGAGGCGGCGGCCGCACTCCTGCAGAGCGGCGGTGTCGACGCGGTGTCGACGCGCGCGGTGGCCGCGGCCGCAGGTACGCAACCACCGGTCCTCTACCGCCGTTTCGGCGACAAGGACGGGCTGATCGAAGCGGTAACCCTGCACATCCTCGAGGGGTACATCCGGGATAAACGCAACCTGCTCGAGCGATCGGAGGATCCCGTCACGGACCTGCGCCGTCTGTGGGACCTGTTCGTCGCGTTCGGGTTTGCGCAGCCCGACTGCTTCGCCTTGATCTACGGCACCGTGCGGCGCGGCGATGCGATCTCCGCGGCGGCTCAGACGACGGTGACGCTGCTGGGCGATGCGATCGCTCGGATAGCCGACGTCGGCAAGCTACGGATGAGCGTCGAACGCGCCACCGCGTTGTTCCAGACGTGCGGGGTCGGTTTCGTGATCACCCAGCTGACGACTCCCGCCGCCGACCGCGACCCCGGTCTCAGTGAGATCGCCCGCGAAAACGCCATCTCGAGCATCGCCGTCACCTCGGGAGCCGGGAAGGCCCGCAAGAGCTTGGCCGGTCGCGCGACGGCACTGGAGCAAGCCCTGGTCGACGCGGACGTCCCACTCACCGCGGCAGAACGCCAGTTGCTGGTGGAATGGCTCGGCCGCCTGGCGGACGGGCGAGCGTAGGCTCGACGGCGACAGCGCCTAGGGTTCCGGTGCCGCGGGGCACGCCTGGTCCGAGCGGCGCCACCTTGTGCGCCGATCGCACGGGGTCATCTGACCGGACAAAAGCCTGGAGGATCTTCGGTGACACGCCGCGTGTCACCGAGAAGGTCCGCCATGTCTGCGTTTCTCGTCGTCGCCCTGTTCCTCGTTGCCTTCGGCGCCGGAATCCTCGGTGGATTGGTCGGCACCGGTTCGTCGCTGATCCTGTTGCCGCTGCTGGTGGCCGTCTACGGTCCCCGTGAGGCGGTGCCGATCATGGCGATCGCCGCCGTCTGCGCGAACGTGGGCCGCGTCGCGGCGTGGTGGCGAGAGATTGACTGGGCTGCGGTCCTCGCCTACGCCGCTCCGGGTGTGCCCGCCGCGGTTCTCGGCGCCCGCACCCTGCTGGCGGTCTCGCCGCGGATCATCGACGGCTGTCTCGGCGCCTTCTTCCTGGCGATGATCGCGGTGCGTCGTCGGCTCGCCGGCCGCGAGCGCCGCACGCGCCGGTGGCAGTTGGCCATGGCGGGGCTGGTCGTCGGTTTCCTCACCGGCGTCGTGCTGTCGACCGGACCCCTGAGCGTGCCGGTCTTCATCGGCTACGGCCTGACCGCGGGTCGATTCCTCGGCACGGAAGCCGCCAGCGCACTGATCCTCTACCTCGCCAAGACGGCGACCTTCGGCTCGTCGGGTGCGCTGTCCCTCGGCACCGTGCTCGAGGGCGTCGTCATCGGCTTGGCGCTGACCGTCGGGCCCTTCGCCGCGCCGGGCCGCGGGCTTACGGCCTGCTGATCGACGCCGTGCTCGCGGTGGCGGCCGCCGGCATGACGGTGACCGCCGTCCGGTGAGCGCCGGGTCACCCCAGAAGCGGGGTGCGCCGCGCAGTCAACTCGTTCATCCGCGCCTGCATCGCGTGTCGAACGCGCGTCGCGAGGTCCTCCGGCGATTCACCCGCTTCCGCAGTGATCGCCGGAAGGACTGCGGTGACCAGTTTCGTCGGTAGCGGCAGGTACGGCAGCAGGCCGACCACGCCGACGTTCACACCCCACGGAATGGAGACGGTGAGCGGGAGGGCCTTGACCCGCAGCAGCTTCGGCAGCCCGAGAACGCGGGCAGTGGCCCGTCCGTCGCTCAGGACGACGAGCGATTCCCCTGCACCGGCCGTCACGACGGGCACGATCGGGACCTCGTGTTCCACGGCCAGGCGGGCGAATCCCGATCCGTGAAAGGTGATCTCGTTGCGGCGCGGCCACGACTTGCCCGCGTCGACGTCCCCGCCGGGGAAGACGAGGACGTTGTGGCCGGCGTCGAGGGCCTCGTCGGCGGCGTGCCGGCTGCCCGGAGCGCCGCCGAAGCGCTCGACCAGTGACCCGACGCCGAGCGTCCACGCGATCTGGTGCACCATCGCGGTGGTCGGGCGGGTGACGCCGGCCGCCTGTCGCGCTGCGACGAAGGCAGCGACGTTGAGATCGATCACCCCGCCGAATCCGTGGTTGCACACGAAGAGCACGGGCGTGTCCGGTACCGGGGCGTCGATGCGAATGTCGTGCCGGTGATACACCCGCAGATAGGTCTGGATGGCGGCCGTCAGCCACCCGGGAGGTGCGACGCTCGGCGGCTCACCCATGCCCACGGGTTCCGATCACCGTGCGGCTCGTACGGCGCGGCACATACGACTCCTCGGTGCGGTGCGGACGGTGTTCGGGACGCTACCAAGCCAGGGCGCATCCGGTGACGAGGAGGCTGAGATCGGTCGGGATCAGTCGAGGCGGTGCACCGGCACGGACTCCCTTGCTTTCGCGACGAATCGACGCGGCCGTGGATATGCTTCGCGTGCCTGTGCGGATGCTGTGATTGAGCAAGGGGTCCGAGCGTCTCGAGCCTGCGTGTCGCACCGGCGATCGAGTGTGTCCATCACTGGGCTGCCCTGCGAACCCGGGAGTGCGCCGTCGTGCCGAAGCATCGTGAAGTGAACTCCGCGTCCGGCTGGCAACGCGTCGGCGTAGGCGTCGGCGGCGCGGCGGCGCTCGGCGTCGCCGTGCTGTGCGCGTTCGGGCAGGCCGATCCATCGGTGGCTCGGACGACGACGGCCGAGATCCGGCTGACGTCGGGGGAGGTGCCGTTGACGCCCCCCGCGAACGACGACTCCTGGTGGCTGCGCGACGGCGGGTCCGGCATCGCCACGCTGTTGCTGCCGACACCGACGCCGTTGCTCGCAGCGCAACCCGTCGTGGAATCGCGACCGATGATCGGGTACGGCGGCTGGCTGATCGGCAACGGCATCGATGCCGCCGCCGACTGCAGCGGCGCCGCCTGCAACGGCGGGAACGGTGGGCTGCTGTTCGGCAATGGCGGACGCGGCGCGAACGGCGGCAACGGCGGCAACGCCGGATGGTTCGGCGATGGCGGTGCCGGCGGCAACGGCGGGGTGGCTCAGGACGGCGGCAACGGCGGCCGCGGCGGACTCTTCGTCGGCAACGGCGGCGCCGGCGGCAACGGCGGAGCCGGAACGGCTGGCGCCAACGCGACCCTCGGCGGTGCTGCAGGCGCGATCGGCGGTGCCGGTGGCAACGGCGGGGCGGGCGGTGCGAGCGGCGCCCTCGGCTTCGGCGGTGCCGGAGGAGCCGGCGGCTCCGGCGGGCGCGGTGGCGATGGCGCCGTCGGCGGCGACGGTGCGGACGGGTCGGCGGCGGGCGCCCCGGGCGTGGTCGGAGCGGCCGGCGGTGACGGCGGACGCGGCGGAATCGGTGGCAACGCCGGTGCCGGCGGCTTCGGCTCCCTCGTCCTCAACTCCGGGCAGGCGGGTGTGAACGGATCCGGCGGAGCCGGAGGGAATGGTGCATCGGGCGGAAACGGCGGCACCGGCGCCAACGGCGTCGACGGGCGCGACGGCGTGAACGGCGTGGCCGCGGGAACTCGAGGCGAGGACGGTGTCGCCGGTCAGGCGGGTGGCAACGGCGGCGATGGCGGCGCGGGAGGGCGCGCGGGCCTTGGCGGAGCGGCGGGAATCGGCGGGTTCGGCGGTACCGCGGGCACGGCGGGGAGCGCCGGCCTCCAGGGCAATGGCGGCGCCGGCGGCAACGGCGGTTCGGGGGGCGCCGGTGGGAATGGCGTGGCGGGTGCCGCCTCGGCGGCCTCGACCACCGCGGGTGCTCAGGGTGCGGCGGGCCAGGCGGGCGGCAAGGGCGGCACCGGCGGCGCCGGGGGTGATGCCGGACGCGGTGGCGCCGGCACGGTGAGCGGTGCTGCGGGCAGCAACGGATCCGGTGGTGCCGGAGGGGACGGCGCCGACGGCGGCGCGGGCGGTAGCGGCGGAGACGGAACCTCAGGAACCAACGGAACCGATTCTCGCGACGCGGGTTCCGCCGGCGGTCGCGGCATCGACGGGCAGGCCGGCGGCAAGGGGGGCGACGGCGGAGCCGGCGGCGAGGCAGGCCTCGGTGGGCAGGCCGGTGCGGGCGGAACCGGCGGGGTGACCGGAGCCGACGGCGTCGCGGGGAATCAGGGCAACGGTGGTGACGGCGGCAGCGGTGGCAACGGCGGCCGCGGCGGCAACGGCGCGACCGGAGCCACCGGTGCGGACGGAACGAGTGGCTTCGTCCCCACGGCCGGAGGAGTCGGCGGATCTGGTGGCGTCGGCGGTGACGGTGGCAACGGGGGCGCCGGCGGCGCGCCCGGCGCCGGCGCCGTCGCGGGGACGGCCGGCGCCAACGGCAGCGGTGGCGCCGGCGGCAATGGCGGATCGGGTGGTACCGGTGGCCGGGGTGGGAGCACCCAACTGGACACCGGCGCGTCGGGAGGCGTTGGCGGACAGGGTGGTTCGGGCGGTAGCGGCGGGCAGGCGGGCACCGGCGGAGCCACCGGGACGGGCACTGCCGGCGCGTCCGGTGCGCTGGGTGCCGGCGGGAACGGTGGCGACGGTGGCAACGGCACCGGCAACGGTGGACGAGGTGGCGACGGCGCTTCGATGAGCGGCACCGGCGACGGCATCACGGTCACGGCGGGCAACGGCGGCACCGGGGGTCGGGGCAGTGTCGGCGCTCCGGGCCAGGGCGGTAGCGGCGGCACGGCGTCCGTCGTGGGCGACGGCGCGACCAGCTTCGGCGGAAGGGGCGGCAACGGTGGCGTGAGTGGCTCAGCGGGAGGAGCAGGCGGTCAGGGAGGTGCGGCCATCGCCGTCGGCACCGGCGCCACCGCCGTCGGAGGTGGCGGCGGAAACGGCGTCGGCGTCCTCAGCGGCGGTGCCGGTGGAAGCGGCGGCTCGGCGGACGTCGATGGTGCCGGTGGCACCGCTCTGGGTGGGGCTGGCGGCAACGGTGGCTCCGGGGCCACCGGCGCCGGTGGAGGCGGTGGGACCGGCGGCGCGGCGTCGACCACCCGCGACGACGGCAGCACCGCGACGGGGGGAGTCGGCGGTGCCGGCGGCTCGAGCTTGGGCGGGAGCGGCGGCCAGGGCGGTTCGGGCGGAACGGCGTCGACGGGCGCCGGAACGGCGACCGGCGGTGGGGGCGGACGCGGCGGCGACACCAACTTCCAGAACTCCGGCGGGATGGGCGGCGCCGGCGGGGCCGCGTCCTCCCAGGGCGGTGCAGCCACTGGCGGCCGCGGAGGCACTGGAGGAAGCAACCCGAACGGAAGCGGTGGGCGCGGTGGCGACGGCGGCAGTGGTCAGGGGTCCCCGGGACGCGGCGGCGACGGCGGCACCGGTGGAACGCCCGGCGGGACCGGCGGCTCCGGGGGCAGCGGCAACACGGCCAACGGAGACTCGGGTTCGGCCGGCTGAGAGGCAGGTCGTCGCGAGCGAGGCGGGTACGCCTCAGGTCACTGCGTCGATGGCGCTGACCGTGAGGGTGAACGGGCCCTGCTGCCCGTCGAGGATGTAGAGCGCCACCTGATCGATGCGCGCCGGGTCGAGAGTGCGCGGCGCGTCGGGCGCGGGTTTCATGCGCTCGCCCACCGGCTCGAAGTCCTCGACGGGCAACTCGTAGGCCTTCCGGACGCCGGCCTCGGTGCGGAACCGCTGGATGTAGGACCAGCGCTCGCCGCCGAGATACGCCTTCACCAGGTAGGTTTTGCCGTCGCCCACCGCGTCGACGCGCAGCGTCGTTGCGCCCGTTGCCCGTTGGCCGATTCCGGTGTCTCGCGGACTGCGCGCCGAAGCGAAGCCGCCGTTGTTCTCCAGCGACACGGTGCCGGCGAACACCATCCCACCGTCGCCGTAGCCGACGGTCGCGGTGGACTCACCGCCCATGACGGGATCGTTGACCGTCGTCCACGCGGCCACGGCGCGGGCATCGAGGGCGACGATGGGGATGCCGCGACCGTCGGACGCCGCCACCGGGGCGGCGGACGTCGCCGCGTCGGGAGCCTGCCCACCGCTCGCGCACGACACCGTGGCCGGGAGCATCACCGCGGCCACCACCACCAACAGTGGCCTCAATCCCTTCGGTGTCAGCATCGACCCGGGTCGTCGCTCGTCTCGCGGCTTCGCATGGGCATGCCGTCGATCACGGCGTAGATCACCCGCAGATCCGGAACGCCGGTGACGCGGTACTTCTCGCCGCCGTCCTTCCCGATGAGCACGACGGTGAAGGCGTTCTCGTCGATCCCGAACTGCCGCCTCAACTGCTGCACGTCATCGGTGTCGAGGGCGCGGCCGTCGAGCGTCCCGATGCCCGAGCCCAGCAGCTCGCCGAGCACCATGTCCCGGTTGACGAAGTCGCAGCGACTGGCAGCGATGCGGCTCAGCGTGTCCGCGAGCCGGGGATCGTCCGCCGTCGGCGCGAACACCAGCAGGGGACGGCTCGCCCAGCGGTAGTCGCCGAGACCGCCGGCCATCGCCGTGCCCGAACCGACGACGAGGCTCGCGCCGAAGGCGAGCACGAGCGCCCACCTCAGGATGCCGCGCATGCTTCGAACGGTACCGGCGTGCTCCTCGGCGGCAGCCGACCTCGGTCGTCGCGTCACACACCGGTCACGCCGGGCGGGAATGCGGAACGCCGGGGCTCCGTTTCGCCAGACGTCGCAGGTGGCCGGGTTTCGAGGGACGCGAGGAGACAGCATGGGTGCAGCACGACTCGACGGAACGGTCGCCGTCGTCACGGGTGCGTCGAGTGGCATCGGGTGGGCGACCGCTCACGGCCTGGCGGCCGAGGGTGCGGAGGTGCTGGTGCTCGCCCGGCGGACCGAGCGGCTGAGCGAACTCGTCGGGCGGATCGAAGGCGAGGGCGGCACTGCGCGGAGCATCGCGGTCGACGTCGTCGACGCGGACGCCGTCGCCCGGGTCATCGGTGCCATCGGTGAGGAGTACGGCCGCATCGACGTACTGGTCAACAACGCCGGCTTCCTGGCCAACGGGCCGGCCGTCGAGGCGGACCTCGCGGACTGGCACCGGATGGTCGACGTCAACGTGAACGGCGTCCTCAACGTCACTCACGCCGCGCTGCCGCACCTCGTGACGGCGGCGCGGGGCGCTCGCGGAATCGCCGACCTCGTGATGATCAGCTCGATCGCCGGACGTCGGGTACCGACGCCCGACAGCAACGTCTACTCCGCAAGCAAGCACGCCGTCGTCGCATTCAGCGAAGCGCTGCGACAGGAACTCTCGCCGCACCGGGTCCGCGTCAGCGGCATCGAGCCCGGCGTGGTGCGCACCGAGATGACCACCGGCCATGCCAAGAACGCCCCGGACGCCACCGTCGGTGATCCCCTGCACTCCGAGGACATCGCCGACGCCATCGTGTACTCGGTCACGCGCCCGGCGCGCGTGTCGCTGAACGAGATCCTCATCCGCCCCACCGAACAGTTGCGATGAGGCGTCATTGCGAATCACGCGTGACATCCGTTCGTGAATGTGTAACGTAGGTCCGCTCCTGGTCGGTGACGGCGGCTGTCGCCGACATCGAGATGCACACCCAGGACGCGATCATCTGCCATGGTGCTGAGAGGACTCCTACGTGAACGAGGTGCTCGCGCGCGCCGGCATCTTCCAGGGGGTCGACCCCGCGGCCGTCGCCAAACTGACCGGCCGTTTGGACCCCGTCACCTTCCGCCGCGGTCAGTGCGTGTTCCTGGAGGGCGACGCCGGTGACCGGCTCTACGTGATCGTCGAGGGCAAGGTGAAGATCAGCCGGCGCGCGCTGGACGGTCGGGAGAACGTGCTCGCAGTCCTCGGCCCGGCGGAGATCTTCGGCGAACTCGCCCTGTTCGACCCCGGACCGCGCACGTCCACGGTGACCACGCTGACCAACTTGCGAGCCATGTCGATGGACCGGGCGGCGTTGTCGGTGTGGATCCGCGACCATCCGGAGATCGCCGAGCAACTGCTGCGCGTTCTGGCCCGGCGGCTGCGTCGCACCAACGACATCGTGACCGACGTGATCTTCACCGACGTCCCCGGCCGCGTCGCCAAGCAACTCCTGACCCTGGCCCAGCGCTTCGGCGTGCGTGAGGGAGCTGCCCTGCGGGTGGACCACGAACTCACGCAACTCGAGCTGGCGCAGCTGGTGGGGTCGTCGCGGGAAACGGTGAACAAGGCACTCGGCGAGTTCACCCAGCGCGGCTGGATTCGCGTGCAGGGCAAGACGGTCTTCATCGAGGCACCCGAGCGGCTGGCGCGGCGGGCCCGTTAGGCGTCGGGCCGGTCCGTCATGCCACGGACGTGGTGCTGAGCAGTTGCATAGCATCACGTCGATCTCTACCGTGGTCTGCGGCGTGCCCGCCCGCGCCGAGCAAGTTCGGCGTCGGTGCCGTCGGTGGCCCGCGCCGGGGAGAACCTCGCGGTGTTCCTCATGTGGCGAACGTGGAAGGTGCGGTTCCCTGGTGTGTGGGTCATGGCGAGACGAGCATCATCACCGCGGACGGAGAGGCACTGCGGGACGACCGCCGTGGATCCACGGCCACGATGCGCCGCCCGGCGCTGGTGACCCGATCGCCGAGATAGCGCGCAACGGTCGGAGGCACGTCGCGTGATTCCGCTCTGGTGGCTGTGGCGGGCACTCCGGTCGATGATGCTGTTCGTCGATCGGCTCGTTCCCGGATCACGTCCGCCGACCGTGCACGCCGAGGTCTCCGACACCGGTGCGCTCCGGAAGGCCCCGCCCGAGAGCGCGTCCGCGACGTCGGTGGAGCCGCGCGCGATCGAACCACCCTCGGCAGGAGAGGTGCTCGACGCGCTGATGGCCCGGTCGATGTACGCCAACCCGGCGCAAAGCAGGGAGACCCTGCACCGGGCGTTGATCGAACGGCTGGTGCCCGACGAGGCGCGCATCCTCGCGGCGCTGTCGGACGGGTCCGTCTACCCCGTCATCCACGTTGCCGAGCCGGGCGGCGCCGCGTGGGCCGCACAGAACGCGTCCACGGTCGGACGCGCCGCCGGCGTGTCACTTCCGCACCACACCCCTGGGTATCTCACGCGACTGCAGTCGCTCGGCGTGGTGACGATGGGGCCGGAAGTGGAGTCGATGCGCGATGAATACGAGCTGCTGCTGACCGACGCGGCCGTGAACGCCGCGCTGAAGACGGCGCGACGAGGCCTGCGGCCGCCGCGCATCGTGCGCGCTTCGGTGCGGATGTCCGACTTGGGACGCGATCTGTGGGAGGCGGTCACATGACGGAACTGTTCGCGCACGCGTTCTCCTACCCGTGGTGGGTGTACGTGTCCATACCGCTGGGCGCTGCCCTGGTGGGGTGGGCGACGAAGATCCTCGCGCTCAAGATGATGTTCCATCCGGTGGAGTTCCGCGGCATTCCGCCGTACCTCGGCTGGCAGGGGCAGATCCCGAAGCGCGCACCGAAGATGGCTGCGGTAGCGGTTGATTCGTTGACCTCCGGGATCATCGACCCCAAGGAGATGTTCGACAAGATCGATCCCGACGAACTCGCCGCAGAACTCGGTGCGCCGCTGCACGACGCCGCCGAGGAACTCGTCGACACCATGATGTCGTCGTTTCAGCCCCAAGTCTGGCGAGCGACGCCCGACCGGGTGAAGAAGCTCATCGTGGCCAACGTCGAAGGCCGCATCCCGGCGGCGTCGCGGGCAATGTTCACCGAGTTCCGTGACCAGGTCGATCAGATCTTCGACATCAAGCACATGGTGGTGACCAACCTCGTCCGCGACAAGCAGACGTTGAATGCGGTGTTCCAGGACATCGGCCGCCCCGCCTTCACGTTCCTCATCCGCGCCGGGCTCGTCTTCGGCTTCGTCATCGGCATCATCCAGATGGTGGTCTTCGGTCTCACGGGATGGCACCTGGCGCTCCCGCTGTTCGGCCTACTGACCGGCGGCCTCACCGACTACGTGGCGCTCCAGATGATCTTCCGACCGCTGCAGCGGCGATCCGTCATGCCCGGCGTCCGCTGGCAGGGCGTCTTCCAGGCCCGCCGCGAGGAAGTGATCCGGGGTTATGCGGCGCTGATGGCGCAGGAGATCTTCACGCCGAAGGCGATCATGGAGAGCCTGCTGACCGGGCCGATGTCGGACAAGTTCTTCGACGTCATCCAGACCGAGATCTCCCGCACCATCGACGACCAGTTGGGCTTCACCGGCCGCATCATCACACTGGTGGGAGGCCGGCAGTACCAGGAGATGAAGGCCACCGTGGCCGCCTCCATGATCGAGCGCCTTCCGGAGACGTCGGCCCACATCGAGGCCTACACCGCGCAGCGGCTCGACCTGGAGAACACCATGATCGACAAGATGCGCGAGCTGGACGCACTGTCCTACGAGAACCTGCTGCGCCCGGCGTTCAAGGACGACGAGTGGATCATCGTCGTCCTCGGTGCCGCGTTGGGATTCCTCTTCGGCGAGCTGCAGTCTCAGCTCATCCTGCTGCTCGCGGGGTGACCAACGTCAGCTGGTCGCAGGAGCCAACGGCTCGTCGACAGCAGCGGCGTCCGCGCGATTCGCCACGAACAGTCCCGTGGCCGCCAGCAGTGCCGCCGCGACCGTGGCGGCCAGCGTCATCGTCGCCGCACCGGTGAGATAACCGACGACCGCCAACGCCGCCGCGGCCACACTCACCATCACCAGCGCTATACCCCTCATCACCGCATCACGATTACCGGAATGGCCCCGATCCAAACCACGACACCGCCGCGGCCGGCCGGACGTCGCCGCGCGCGTGGTCGTGGCCTACATTCGGACGTGACACCACACGGGAGCGCGCAACGGGCGCGCTGAGAGGACGGCTGGGCCGTCGACCGTACGAACCTGACCGGGTCATGCCGGCGTAGGGAGTGAAGCGATGACGACGTCCTTGGGCTCGATGCACGACGGCACCCGCCGCACACCTCGCTGGCGGGTGATCGACATCGTCGTCGCAAGCGTCCTCGCCGTCGCGTCGGGACTGGTGTTCGTGCTCTGGAACGTCGCCGTCAATCCGATCAGCGCACCGTTGGGCGCGGTCCTGCCGGGCCTCAATG is from Mycolicibacterium grossiae and encodes:
- a CDS encoding DUF4174 domain-containing protein, with product MRGILRWALVLAFGASLVVGSGTAMAGGLGDYRWASRPLLVFAPTADDPRLADTLSRIAASRCDFVNRDMVLGELLGSGIGTLDGRALDTDDVQQLRRQFGIDENAFTVVLIGKDGGEKYRVTGVPDLRVIYAVIDGMPMRSRETSDDPGRC
- a CDS encoding Crp/Fnr family transcriptional regulator, with translation MNEVLARAGIFQGVDPAAVAKLTGRLDPVTFRRGQCVFLEGDAGDRLYVIVEGKVKISRRALDGRENVLAVLGPAEIFGELALFDPGPRTSTVTTLTNLRAMSMDRAALSVWIRDHPEIAEQLLRVLARRLRRTNDIVTDVIFTDVPGRVAKQLLTLAQRFGVREGAALRVDHELTQLELAQLVGSSRETVNKALGEFTQRGWIRVQGKTVFIEAPERLARRAR
- a CDS encoding CIA30 family protein; the encoded protein is MLTPKGLRPLLVVVAAVMLPATVSCASGGQAPDAATSAAPVAASDGRGIPIVALDARAVAAWTTVNDPVMGGESTATVGYGDGGMVFAGTVSLENNGGFASARSPRDTGIGQRATGATTLRVDAVGDGKTYLVKAYLGGERWSYIQRFRTEAGVRKAYELPVEDFEPVGERMKPAPDAPRTLDPARIDQVALYILDGQQGPFTLTVSAIDAVT
- a CDS encoding SDR family oxidoreductase, coding for MGAARLDGTVAVVTGASSGIGWATAHGLAAEGAEVLVLARRTERLSELVGRIEGEGGTARSIAVDVVDADAVARVIGAIGEEYGRIDVLVNNAGFLANGPAVEADLADWHRMVDVNVNGVLNVTHAALPHLVTAARGARGIADLVMISSIAGRRVPTPDSNVYSASKHAVVAFSEALRQELSPHRVRVSGIEPGVVRTEMTTGHAKNAPDATVGDPLHSEDIADAIVYSVTRPARVSLNEILIRPTEQLR
- a CDS encoding PGRS repeat-containing protein, which codes for MNSASGWQRVGVGVGGAAALGVAVLCAFGQADPSVARTTTAEIRLTSGEVPLTPPANDDSWWLRDGGSGIATLLLPTPTPLLAAQPVVESRPMIGYGGWLIGNGIDAAADCSGAACNGGNGGLLFGNGGRGANGGNGGNAGWFGDGGAGGNGGVAQDGGNGGRGGLFVGNGGAGGNGGAGTAGANATLGGAAGAIGGAGGNGGAGGASGALGFGGAGGAGGSGGRGGDGAVGGDGADGSAAGAPGVVGAAGGDGGRGGIGGNAGAGGFGSLVLNSGQAGVNGSGGAGGNGASGGNGGTGANGVDGRDGVNGVAAGTRGEDGVAGQAGGNGGDGGAGGRAGLGGAAGIGGFGGTAGTAGSAGLQGNGGAGGNGGSGGAGGNGVAGAASAASTTAGAQGAAGQAGGKGGTGGAGGDAGRGGAGTVSGAAGSNGSGGAGGDGADGGAGGSGGDGTSGTNGTDSRDAGSAGGRGIDGQAGGKGGDGGAGGEAGLGGQAGAGGTGGVTGADGVAGNQGNGGDGGSGGNGGRGGNGATGATGADGTSGFVPTAGGVGGSGGVGGDGGNGGAGGAPGAGAVAGTAGANGSGGAGGNGGSGGTGGRGGSTQLDTGASGGVGGQGGSGGSGGQAGTGGATGTGTAGASGALGAGGNGGDGGNGTGNGGRGGDGASMSGTGDGITVTAGNGGTGGRGSVGAPGQGGSGGTASVVGDGATSFGGRGGNGGVSGSAGGAGGQGGAAIAVGTGATAVGGGGGNGVGVLSGGAGGSGGSADVDGAGGTALGGAGGNGGSGATGAGGGGGTGGAASTTRDDGSTATGGVGGAGGSSLGGSGGQGGSGGTASTGAGTATGGGGGRGGDTNFQNSGGMGGAGGAASSQGGAATGGRGGTGGSNPNGSGGRGGDGGSGQGSPGRGGDGGTGGTPGGTGGSGGSGNTANGDSGSAG
- a CDS encoding Abi-alpha family protein; this encodes MHAEVSDTGALRKAPPESASATSVEPRAIEPPSAGEVLDALMARSMYANPAQSRETLHRALIERLVPDEARILAALSDGSVYPVIHVAEPGGAAWAAQNASTVGRAAGVSLPHHTPGYLTRLQSLGVVTMGPEVESMRDEYELLLTDAAVNAALKTARRGLRPPRIVRASVRMSDLGRDLWEAVT